One stretch of Candidatus Dependentiae bacterium DNA includes these proteins:
- a CDS encoding DNA starvation/stationary phase protection protein has translation MKNSNISRGIILGIVFISMPLDSRFDKKRRDDNKNQNIEVVKSGDDMLNKADQKISEIMLNKLLASEAVMLIQTLNYHWNLVGPEFHDYHLLFDKQYNVLFADMDKLAERVRAIGGQAAGSMKEILSISPLKEDTGKLPEPKKMVVNLLKQYESLIEQLRDGITHLEKSKDYGTRKFLEDLIEQHEKTAWMLRALTGKQ, from the coding sequence ATGAAGAATTCAAATATTTCACGAGGAATTATTTTAGGCATTGTTTTTATAAGCATGCCTTTAGACTCTAGATTTGATAAAAAAAGAAGAGATGATAATAAAAATCAAAATATAGAAGTGGTAAAATCAGGAGATGATATGTTAAATAAAGCTGATCAAAAAATAAGCGAAATTATGCTTAATAAGCTGCTCGCAAGTGAAGCCGTAATGCTCATTCAAACATTAAATTATCATTGGAATTTAGTAGGTCCTGAGTTCCATGATTACCATTTATTATTTGATAAACAGTACAACGTGCTTTTTGCGGATATGGATAAACTTGCAGAACGCGTTCGTGCTATCGGCGGTCAAGCTGCTGGCTCTATGAAAGAGATTTTAAGCATTTCGCCTTTAAAAGAAGATACGGGTAAATTACCAGAACCTAAAAAAATGGTGGTTAATCTTTTGAAACAGTATGAAAGTTTAATTGAGCAACTCCGAGATGGAATTACTCATCTGGAAAAATCAAAAGATTATGGCACTCGAAAATTTTTAGAAGATTTAATTGAACAACATGAAAAAACAGCATGGATGCTGAGAGCTTTGACTGGTAAGCAGTAA